From Bacteroidota bacterium, one genomic window encodes:
- a CDS encoding type B 50S ribosomal protein L31: MKKDIHPQNYRMVVFKDISCDYSFMTRSTIETKDTVKWTDGKEYPLVKLEISHMSHPFYTGKMKLLDTAGRVDKFRTRYAKKKEVTK; encoded by the coding sequence ATGAAGAAAGACATTCATCCCCAGAACTATAGAATGGTCGTATTTAAGGATATCTCCTGCGATTATTCCTTTATGACCCGTTCAACCATCGAAACGAAAGATACAGTAAAATGGACCGATGGCAAAGAATATCCACTTGTGAAGCTCGAAATCAGCCATATGTCTCATCCTTTCTATACAGGCAAGATGAAACTTCTGGATACTGCCGGTCGTGTAGATAAGTTCCGTACACGTTACGCTAAGAAGAAAGAAGTAACGAAATAA